GCCACCGTGCAACCGGGCCACCAGCAGGCCGTGGTGCACGTGCACCCCGATCTCGGTGGTGAGCTCGATCACCGTGTCGTGGGCCACCGCCAGCTCCACCAGCGGGGGGATGCCGACGCCTTGCAGGACCCCGGACCGCCGGCGCCAGTGCACCACCGAGGTGATCGGGCCCAGCTCGGGAACCTCGACCGGCTCGTCGTGACCCGTGGCCGCCCGGTTGGCGACCACCGCCCGGCGGGTCTCCTCGGCGATCGTCTCGACCACGACGCTCACCTGCATGGCCCGCACGATGGCGTGCACGTAGAAGACGAACACGACGAGGCAACCCATCGTGCCCAAGACCACCATCAGCAATGAGAAGACGGGGACGAAGGGGTCGCGGCCCAGCTCGCCCTCGAGGCCGGGTGCACCGGCGTCGAGCTGCAGCATCACCATCAAGGCGAAGAGGAACGTGCCCAGGAAGATGCCGAGCGTGAACTTGGTCAGGGGGGCCCGCACGAAGGTGCGCAGCAGGCGGGGCGAGTACTGCTGGCTGGCCAGCTGCAGGGCCACGATGGTGATCGAGAACACCACACCGAGGAAGGTGAGCAACGCCGGCGCGATGGTCGTGATGACGGCGCGGGCGTCCTCGACCGACCACCACGTGGCGTCGGCCTCGGGCTCGTAGGCGATGGCCTCGTCGATCCCCTCGCTGACCAGCCCCAACACGA
The window above is part of the Rhabdothermincola salaria genome. Proteins encoded here:
- a CDS encoding DUF2254 domain-containing protein, giving the protein MSSTVAPIERRNTQRSQWVETIRSSLWVVPMGCLAVAFVLGLVSEGIDEAIAYEPEADATWWSVEDARAVITTIAPALLTFLGVVFSITIVALQLASQQYSPRLLRTFVRAPLTKFTLGIFLGTFLFALMVMLQLDAGAPGLEGELGRDPFVPVFSLLMVVLGTMGCLVVFVFYVHAIVRAMQVSVVVETIAEETRRAVVANRAATGHDEPVEVPELGPITSVVHWRRRSGVLQGVGIPPLVELAVAHDTVIELTTEIGVHVHHGLLVARLHGGTPVDPARLASAFHLGVERNLYQDPSYGLRQLVDVASKALSPAVNDPTTALQALERVEELLVLAAGREDPDGIYHDDEGVVRVVRPVATFGRLLDLGFTEIILYGASSPQISRRLVAALDAVRAAARRPDDQAAVEVLRRLLTEEVARHVPDGEWRERAMAPDRLGLG